The proteins below are encoded in one region of Pseudoduganella armeniaca:
- a CDS encoding type II secretion system F family protein — protein sequence MARTGNQVKESVFAWEGKDKTGKTVRGELRAGGEAVVNVTLRRQGIMVTKVKKKVYRAGRKVTDKDITLFTRQLATMMKAGVPLLQAFDIVGKGHANPSVSKLIMDLRADIETGTSLNQAFRKFPLYFDPLFCNLVGAGEQAGILEDLLTRLAIYKEKTLAMKAKIKSALTYPVAILAVAFIVTAVIMIWVVPAFKEVFTSFGADLPAPTLLVMAMSEFFVSYWYIIFGGLFAAIYFFFQAWKRSLAMQQAMDRLLLRVPVFGDVIRKATVARWTRTLSTMFAAGVPLVEALDSVGGAAGNAVYLDATRKIQGEVSTGTSLTVAMQNAEVFPNMVTQMVSIGEESGALDAMLGKVADFYEDEVDEAVASLSSLMEPAIMVILGILIGGLVVAMYLPIFKLGSVV from the coding sequence ATGGCACGAACCGGTAATCAAGTGAAGGAGTCCGTCTTCGCGTGGGAAGGCAAGGACAAGACGGGCAAGACGGTGCGCGGCGAGCTGCGCGCCGGCGGCGAGGCCGTCGTCAACGTCACCTTGCGGCGCCAGGGCATCATGGTGACGAAGGTGAAGAAAAAGGTGTACCGCGCCGGCCGCAAGGTGACGGACAAGGACATCACGCTGTTCACGCGCCAGTTGGCCACGATGATGAAGGCCGGCGTGCCGCTGCTGCAGGCGTTCGACATCGTCGGCAAGGGCCACGCCAACCCGTCCGTATCGAAGCTGATCATGGACCTGCGCGCCGACATCGAGACCGGCACGAGCCTGAACCAGGCCTTCCGCAAGTTCCCGCTGTACTTCGACCCGCTGTTCTGCAACCTGGTGGGCGCCGGCGAGCAGGCCGGCATCCTGGAAGACCTGCTGACGCGCCTGGCGATCTACAAGGAAAAGACCCTGGCCATGAAGGCCAAGATCAAGTCGGCGCTGACCTATCCGGTGGCGATCCTGGCGGTGGCGTTCATCGTCACGGCCGTCATCATGATCTGGGTGGTGCCGGCCTTCAAGGAAGTGTTCACCAGCTTCGGCGCCGACCTGCCGGCGCCCACGCTGTTGGTGATGGCGATGTCGGAATTCTTCGTCAGCTACTGGTACATCATCTTCGGCGGCCTGTTCGCCGCCATCTACTTCTTCTTCCAGGCCTGGAAACGCTCGCTGGCGATGCAGCAGGCGATGGACCGCCTGCTGCTGCGCGTACCCGTGTTCGGCGACGTGATCCGCAAGGCCACCGTGGCACGCTGGACCCGCACGCTGTCGACGATGTTCGCCGCCGGCGTGCCGCTGGTCGAGGCGCTCGACTCGGTCGGCGGCGCGGCCGGCAATGCGGTCTACCTGGACGCCACCCGCAAGATCCAGGGCGAGGTCTCGACCGGCACCAGCCTGACGGTGGCGATGCAGAACGCCGAGGTGTTCCCCAACATGGTCACGCAGATGGTCTCGATCGGCGAGGAATCCGGCGCGCTGGACGCGATGCTGGGCAAGGTGGCCGACTTCTACGAGGACGAAGTGGACGAGGCGGTGGCCTCGCTGTCCTCGCTGATGGAGCCGGCCATCATGGTCATCCTGGGTATCCTGATCGGCGGCCTGGTGGTGGCCATGTACCTGCCGATCTTTAAGCTGGGTTCCGTGGTCTGA
- the pilB gene encoding type IV-A pilus assembly ATPase PilB → MSGLARALMQAGRLTPPQADALQKKSHADKLPFIDVLLASGAVNSRDLALFCAETFAYPMLDLHAFAVAALPQKLIDPKLMQSQRVVALAKRGNKMSVAISDPTNTQALDQIKFQTESSVEPVIVPHDALVRLLQELGKSSEQLMGELAGDEGEIQFAEEQESTTVAEAPATDVEDAPIVRFLNKMLMDAVNMGASDLHFEPFEKFYRIRFRVDGVLIEHAQPPIAIKDKLVSRIKVLARLDISEKRVPQDGRMRLIVSPTKTIDLRISTLPTLFGEKTVMRILDATQAQMGIDALGYDPDQKALLLDAIQRPYGMVLVTGPTGSGKTVSLYTCLNILNKPGINISTAEDPAEINLPGVNQVNVNDKAGLTFPVALKSFLRQDPDIIMVGEIRDLETADIAIKAAQTGHMVFSTLHTNDAPSTLTRLMNMGVAPFNIASSIVLITAQRLARRLCTCKQPVDISNDLLLRAGFKQHDLDGSWKPYGPVGCERCNGTGYKGRVGIYQIMPITPAIEALILAHGNAMQIAAQSESEGVKSLRQSGLVKVKAGLTSLEEVLGCTNE, encoded by the coding sequence ATGTCGGGCCTGGCTCGTGCCCTGATGCAGGCGGGGCGGCTCACGCCCCCGCAGGCGGACGCACTGCAAAAAAAATCCCACGCCGACAAGCTGCCCTTCATCGACGTGCTGCTGGCCAGCGGCGCCGTCAATTCACGCGACTTGGCGCTGTTCTGCGCCGAGACGTTCGCCTACCCGATGCTGGACCTGCACGCGTTTGCCGTCGCCGCGCTGCCCCAGAAGCTGATCGACCCGAAGCTGATGCAGAGCCAGCGCGTGGTGGCGCTGGCCAAGCGCGGCAACAAGATGTCGGTGGCGATTTCCGACCCCACCAACACGCAGGCGCTGGACCAGATCAAGTTCCAGACCGAGTCGTCGGTGGAACCGGTGATCGTGCCGCACGACGCGCTGGTGCGCTTGCTGCAGGAACTGGGCAAGAGCAGCGAGCAGCTGATGGGCGAGCTGGCCGGCGACGAGGGCGAGATCCAGTTCGCCGAGGAACAGGAATCGACGACCGTGGCGGAAGCGCCGGCGACCGACGTCGAGGACGCGCCGATCGTGCGCTTCCTGAACAAGATGCTGATGGACGCCGTCAACATGGGCGCCTCCGACCTGCACTTCGAGCCGTTCGAGAAGTTCTACCGCATCCGCTTCCGTGTCGACGGCGTGCTGATCGAACACGCCCAGCCCCCGATCGCCATCAAGGACAAGCTGGTCTCGCGCATCAAGGTGCTGGCGCGGCTGGACATCTCGGAAAAGCGCGTGCCGCAGGATGGCCGCATGCGCCTGATCGTCTCGCCGACCAAAACCATCGACCTGCGTATCTCGACGCTGCCGACGCTGTTCGGCGAGAAGACCGTGATGCGTATCCTGGACGCGACCCAGGCCCAGATGGGCATCGACGCGCTGGGCTACGATCCGGACCAGAAGGCGTTGCTGCTGGACGCGATCCAGCGTCCGTACGGCATGGTGCTGGTGACGGGGCCGACGGGTTCCGGCAAGACCGTCTCCCTGTACACCTGCCTGAACATCCTGAACAAGCCGGGCATCAATATCTCGACGGCGGAAGACCCGGCCGAGATCAACCTGCCCGGCGTGAACCAGGTCAACGTCAACGACAAGGCGGGGCTGACGTTCCCGGTCGCGCTGAAGTCCTTCCTGCGCCAGGACCCGGACATCATCATGGTCGGCGAGATCCGCGACCTGGAGACGGCGGACATCGCCATCAAGGCGGCGCAGACGGGCCACATGGTGTTCTCCACCTTGCACACCAACGACGCGCCATCGACCTTGACGCGCCTGATGAACATGGGCGTGGCGCCGTTCAACATCGCCTCGTCGATCGTGCTGATCACGGCGCAGCGCCTGGCGCGCCGGCTGTGCACCTGCAAGCAGCCGGTCGATATCTCCAACGACCTGCTGCTGCGGGCCGGGTTCAAGCAGCACGACCTGGACGGCAGCTGGAAGCCGTACGGCCCGGTGGGCTGCGAGCGCTGCAACGGCACCGGCTACAAGGGCCGGGTGGGCATCTACCAGATCATGCCGATCACGCCGGCCATCGAGGCGCTGATCCTGGCGCACGGTAACGCGATGCAGATCGCGGCGCAGTCGGAAAGCGAAGGCGTGAAGTCCTTGCGCCAGTCCGGCCTCGTCAAGGTCAAGGCAGGCCTGACCAGCCTGGAAGAAGTGCTGGGCTGCACCAACGAATAG
- a CDS encoding HlyC/CorC family transporter, translated as MDNIPLWVQILALACLIFLSAFFAMAETALMAASRFRLRHEAKRGSNRAIATLWLLERTEQLLSLVLIANTLLNAMAIALVTAIAINAFGLEEHVILISTGVVVFMLIVLAEISPKVIGARYADQIVLPASFILRPLLRAARPLIWFVNLFVATLLKLFRVKPAPNPHEAGLSSEELRSLLLESGNFIPQKHKSILLNLFDLDTISVEDVMTPRAQIEALNLAVPVEEIKEQLTTCYHNKLPVYDGEINQIVGILHVRKAVALLNEEDELTVEHFRALLAEPYFIPQDTAVFAQLQNFQENRERLAIIVDEYGEVQGLVTLDDIIEEMIGEFTTSTPSAARADTFGWDNRGECLLEGTTALRDVNKRLGLNFPTDGPKTLNGLLLEWLQDIPDAPISVRIGNCIIEVVQVQNQSIKVVKLRQH; from the coding sequence TTGGACAACATTCCCTTATGGGTGCAAATCCTTGCACTCGCCTGCCTGATCTTCCTGTCGGCCTTCTTTGCCATGGCCGAAACCGCCCTGATGGCGGCCAGCCGTTTCCGTTTGCGCCACGAGGCAAAGCGCGGCAGTAACCGCGCCATCGCCACCCTGTGGCTGCTGGAACGTACCGAACAGCTGCTTTCCCTCGTCCTGATCGCCAATACGCTGCTGAACGCGATGGCCATCGCCCTCGTCACGGCGATCGCCATCAACGCCTTCGGCCTGGAAGAGCATGTGATCCTGATCTCGACGGGTGTCGTGGTGTTCATGCTGATCGTGCTGGCGGAGATCTCGCCCAAGGTCATCGGCGCCCGCTACGCCGACCAGATCGTGCTGCCGGCCAGCTTCATCCTGCGCCCGCTGCTGCGCGCGGCGCGCCCGCTGATCTGGTTCGTCAACCTGTTCGTCGCTACCCTGTTGAAGCTGTTCCGCGTCAAGCCGGCGCCGAATCCGCACGAGGCGGGCCTGTCGTCGGAAGAGCTGCGTTCGCTGCTGCTGGAAAGCGGTAATTTCATCCCGCAAAAGCACAAGAGCATCCTCTTGAACCTGTTCGACCTGGACACGATTTCCGTCGAGGACGTGATGACGCCGCGCGCCCAGATCGAGGCGCTGAACCTGGCCGTGCCCGTCGAGGAGATCAAGGAACAGCTGACGACGTGCTATCACAACAAGCTGCCCGTGTACGACGGCGAGATCAACCAGATCGTCGGCATCCTGCACGTGCGCAAGGCCGTGGCCCTGCTGAACGAGGAGGACGAGCTGACGGTCGAGCACTTCCGCGCCCTGCTGGCCGAGCCCTACTTCATTCCGCAGGATACGGCCGTGTTCGCGCAGCTGCAGAACTTCCAGGAGAACCGCGAACGCCTGGCGATCATCGTCGACGAGTACGGCGAGGTGCAGGGTCTCGTCACCCTGGACGACATCATCGAGGAGATGATCGGCGAGTTCACCACGTCCACGCCGAGCGCGGCGCGGGCCGATACCTTCGGCTGGGACAACCGCGGCGAATGCCTGCTGGAAGGGACCACGGCACTGCGCGACGTCAACAAGCGCTTGGGATTAAACTTCCCGACAGACGGACCGAAAACCCTGAACGGCCTGCTGCTGGAGTGGTTGCAGGACATTCCCGATGCGCCGATCAGCGTACGCATTGGCAATTGCATCATAGAGGTTGTACAGGTGCAAAATCAGTCGATCAAAGTCGTCAAATTGCGACAGCATTGA
- a CDS encoding glutamate carboxypeptidase — translation MRRMLAGMAIVIMSGACAAAPDAALLAKAEQHKAPALALLQKLVDIDSGTFSAKGLDDVGAIAAAELARLGAKVETFAATPALSKNLVATLDGKGKGRILLVAHMDTVFGDGTARAHPFRLEGKRAYGPGIMDDKGGIVIGVHALAVLREQGFDDFKRITVLLNTNEETGSHGTRTLLERLARQHDVVFNLEPGRPADGLVVSRKGSGDIELAVRGKAAHAGVAPKQGVNAALEAAHQMVQLSQLGDEAKQTTVSWTVIKGGERSNVIPDQATAQADVRVMQPEEFDRVERDMRRIAAKQLVPEAQVGITLKRSFPPMPPSPKTDALARAATAIYAELGRKLTLESSGGAADSSLAFAAGVPTIDGLGIVGGGIHTAEEYAEVDSIAPRIYLLARLIRQFGKDPQLPR, via the coding sequence ATGCGCAGGATGCTGGCGGGGATGGCGATCGTGATCATGAGCGGGGCGTGCGCGGCAGCGCCTGATGCGGCCCTGCTGGCCAAGGCGGAGCAGCACAAGGCCCCGGCGCTGGCGCTGCTGCAAAAGCTGGTCGACATCGATTCCGGCACGTTCAGCGCGAAAGGGCTCGACGACGTGGGCGCCATCGCGGCGGCCGAGCTGGCGCGCCTGGGGGCCAAGGTCGAGACGTTCGCCGCGACGCCCGCGCTGTCGAAAAACCTCGTCGCCACCCTGGACGGCAAGGGCAAGGGGCGCATCCTGCTGGTGGCCCACATGGACACCGTCTTTGGCGATGGCACCGCGCGAGCGCATCCGTTCCGCCTCGAAGGCAAGCGCGCCTACGGCCCCGGCATCATGGACGACAAGGGCGGCATCGTCATCGGCGTCCATGCGCTGGCCGTGTTGCGCGAGCAGGGCTTCGACGACTTCAAGCGCATCACCGTGCTCCTGAACACCAACGAGGAAACCGGTTCGCACGGCACGCGCACGCTGCTCGAACGTCTGGCCAGGCAGCACGACGTGGTATTCAACCTGGAGCCGGGCCGACCGGCCGACGGGCTGGTGGTGTCGCGCAAGGGCAGCGGCGACATCGAACTGGCCGTGCGCGGCAAGGCCGCGCATGCGGGCGTGGCGCCGAAGCAGGGCGTCAACGCGGCGCTGGAGGCGGCGCACCAGATGGTGCAGCTGTCGCAACTGGGCGACGAGGCCAAGCAGACCACGGTCAGCTGGACCGTCATCAAGGGCGGCGAGCGCAGCAACGTGATTCCGGACCAGGCGACGGCGCAGGCCGACGTGCGCGTGATGCAGCCCGAGGAATTCGACCGCGTCGAGCGCGACATGCGCCGCATCGCCGCCAAGCAGCTGGTGCCGGAGGCGCAGGTGGGCATTACCTTGAAACGCAGCTTCCCGCCCATGCCGCCCAGCCCGAAGACGGATGCGCTGGCGCGCGCCGCGACGGCCATCTACGCGGAGCTGGGCCGCAAGCTGACGCTGGAGAGTTCGGGCGGCGCGGCCGATTCGAGCCTGGCGTTCGCGGCCGGCGTGCCCACCATCGACGGCCTGGGCATCGTTGGCGGCGGCATCCACACGGCGGAAGAGTATGCGGAAGTGGACAGCATCGCGCCGCGCATCTATCTGCTGGCGCGGCTGATCCGCCAGTTCGGCAAGGATCCTCAGCTGCCCCGATAG
- the uraH gene encoding hydroxyisourate hydrolase: MGKLTTHVLDTAHGRPGAGVTVHLYAILAGSRQLLKTDVTNADGRCATPLLEGDALHAGQYELAFHAGDYFAQAGVELPSPRFIDVVTIAFGIAHTDQNYHVPLVVSPWSYSTYRGS; this comes from the coding sequence ATGGGAAAACTGACCACGCACGTCCTCGACACCGCCCACGGCCGCCCCGGCGCCGGCGTCACCGTCCACCTGTACGCGATCCTGGCGGGCAGCCGCCAGTTGCTCAAGACGGACGTGACGAATGCCGACGGGCGCTGCGCCACGCCGCTGCTGGAAGGCGATGCGCTGCACGCCGGCCAGTACGAGCTGGCCTTCCACGCCGGCGACTATTTCGCCCAGGCCGGCGTCGAGCTGCCGTCGCCGCGCTTCATCGACGTGGTGACGATCGCCTTCGGCATCGCCCACACGGACCAGAACTACCACGTGCCACTGGTGGTGTCGCCCTGGTCGTATTCCACCTATCGGGGCAGCTGA
- a CDS encoding carboxylesterase/lipase family protein produces MMMKLLYATVLALAALPASAAALAAPTVLTVEGGAIEGTYADGVRVFKGVPFAAPPVGPLRWQAPQPVAPWAGIRPAKAFGPRAMQLPLFSDMVFRSPGIDEDCLYLNVWTPPVTSEKKLPVLVYFHGGGLAAGDGSEPRYDGAAMARQGIVALTVNYRLGVFGFLAHPELSGESAAHASGNYGLMDQAAALRWVQRNIAAFGGDPAQVTIAGESAGSYSVSAQMVNRQARGLFARAIGESGSVLGLQPPSLAEAEQQGAAFATAAGAASLAELRALPAAQLLEVAGRPGMPKWSIVTDGVVIDRAPLESYRRGLQARVPLLAGWNSQEMHAGALLGQAPATKESFAAALEKLYGEQAADAARAYDYDVLDAARDLASDRWIVYGTWKWIDLHRRVAPTYRYYFTRPRPGADGGAVHSGEIEYALGNLDGNKVYRWSDDDRRVAATMQAYFANFIRSGNPNGAGLAHWPTVDHPAPNVMRIDVTSAAFNPRDRARFEFHDRQHNELHD; encoded by the coding sequence ATGATGATGAAGCTACTGTACGCCACCGTGCTCGCGCTTGCGGCGCTGCCCGCATCGGCGGCAGCGCTGGCGGCACCGACGGTGCTGACGGTCGAGGGCGGCGCCATCGAGGGCACGTATGCCGATGGCGTGCGCGTCTTCAAGGGCGTGCCGTTCGCCGCGCCGCCGGTCGGCCCACTGCGCTGGCAGGCGCCACAGCCGGTCGCACCTTGGGCCGGCATACGTCCTGCGAAGGCGTTCGGTCCGCGCGCCATGCAGCTGCCGCTGTTTTCCGACATGGTGTTTCGTTCGCCCGGCATCGACGAAGACTGCCTCTATCTGAACGTCTGGACGCCGCCGGTGACGAGCGAGAAGAAGCTGCCCGTGCTGGTGTACTTCCATGGCGGCGGGCTGGCGGCGGGCGACGGCTCCGAGCCCCGCTACGACGGGGCCGCGATGGCGCGCCAGGGCATTGTCGCGCTGACCGTCAACTACCGCCTGGGCGTGTTCGGCTTCCTGGCGCACCCGGAATTGAGCGGCGAAAGTGCGGCCCACGCGTCCGGCAACTACGGCCTGATGGACCAGGCGGCAGCGCTGCGCTGGGTGCAGCGCAATATCGCTGCGTTCGGCGGCGATCCCGCGCAGGTGACGATCGCCGGCGAATCGGCCGGCTCGTATTCCGTCAGCGCGCAGATGGTCAACCGCCAGGCGCGCGGGCTGTTCGCCCGTGCCATCGGCGAAAGCGGGTCCGTGCTGGGCCTGCAGCCACCGTCGCTGGCCGAGGCCGAGCAGCAGGGCGCGGCGTTCGCCACGGCCGCCGGCGCAGCGTCGCTGGCCGAGCTGCGCGCGCTGCCGGCCGCGCAACTGCTCGAGGTGGCGGGGCGCCCGGGCATGCCGAAGTGGTCCATCGTGACCGACGGTGTCGTCATCGACCGCGCGCCGCTGGAATCCTATCGCCGCGGCCTGCAGGCCAGGGTGCCGCTGCTGGCCGGCTGGAACTCGCAGGAGATGCACGCAGGTGCGCTGCTGGGCCAGGCGCCCGCAACGAAGGAGAGCTTCGCGGCCGCACTGGAAAAACTGTATGGCGAGCAGGCCGCCGATGCCGCGCGCGCCTACGATTATGACGTGCTGGATGCGGCACGCGACCTGGCCAGCGACCGCTGGATCGTCTACGGCACGTGGAAATGGATCGACCTGCACCGTCGCGTCGCGCCCACTTACCGCTACTACTTCACGCGGCCGCGTCCTGGTGCGGACGGCGGCGCGGTGCACTCGGGCGAGATCGAATACGCGCTGGGCAACCTGGACGGCAACAAGGTCTATCGCTGGAGCGACGACGACCGCCGCGTCGCCGCCACCATGCAGGCCTATTTCGCCAACTTCATCCGCAGCGGCAACCCGAACGGCGCCGGGTTGGCCCATTGGCCGACCGTCGACCACCCGGCCCCGAACGTCATGCGCATCGACGTGACGTCGGCCGCCTTCAACCCGCGCGACCGCGCGCGCTTCGAATTCCATGACAGGCAGCACAATGAGCTCCATGACTGA
- the puuE gene encoding allantoinase PuuE: MTEHYPRDLIGYGRDVPHANWPNRARVALQFVLNYEEGGENNVLHGDPASETFLSEIIGAAAFPARHMSMESIYEYGSRAGLWRLLRMFEERRLPLTVFGVSMALQRNPEAVAAFQELGHEIACHGLRWISYQNVDEATERAHMKEAVDIIRDLTGSAPLGWYTGRDSPNTRRLVVEHGGFRYDADYYGDDLPFWQQVEHTGADGQPAVTPQLIVPYTLDTNDMRFAAMQGFNSGTQFFDYLKDAFDVLYAEGDPHGLNRPKMLSIGLHCRLVGRPARAAALARFLDYVQGHPDVWIARRIDIAEHWHTHHPFGGA, translated from the coding sequence ATGACTGAACACTATCCCCGCGACCTGATCGGCTACGGCCGCGACGTCCCCCACGCCAACTGGCCGAACCGCGCCCGCGTGGCGCTGCAGTTCGTGCTGAACTACGAGGAGGGTGGCGAGAACAACGTGCTGCACGGTGATCCCGCTTCCGAGACCTTCCTGTCCGAGATCATCGGTGCCGCCGCGTTCCCGGCGCGGCACATGAGCATGGAATCGATCTACGAATACGGCTCGCGCGCGGGCCTGTGGCGCCTGCTGCGCATGTTCGAGGAACGCCGGCTGCCGCTGACGGTGTTCGGCGTCTCGATGGCGCTGCAGCGCAATCCGGAAGCGGTGGCCGCGTTCCAGGAGCTGGGCCACGAAATCGCCTGCCACGGCCTGCGCTGGATCTCGTACCAGAACGTGGACGAGGCCACCGAACGGGCCCACATGAAGGAAGCGGTGGACATCATCCGCGACCTGACCGGCAGCGCCCCGCTGGGCTGGTACACCGGGCGCGATTCGCCCAATACCCGCCGCCTGGTCGTCGAGCACGGCGGCTTCCGCTACGACGCCGACTACTACGGCGACGACCTGCCGTTCTGGCAGCAGGTCGAACACACGGGCGCGGACGGCCAGCCCGCCGTGACGCCGCAGCTGATCGTACCGTACACGCTGGACACCAACGACATGCGTTTCGCGGCCATGCAGGGCTTTAACAGCGGCACCCAGTTCTTCGACTACCTGAAGGACGCATTCGACGTGCTGTATGCCGAGGGCGACCCGCATGGCCTGAACCGGCCGAAGATGCTGTCGATCGGGCTGCACTGCCGCCTGGTCGGACGGCCCGCTCGCGCGGCCGCGCTGGCGCGCTTCCTCGACTACGTGCAGGGCCATCCGGACGTGTGGATCGCGCGCCGCATCGACATCGCCGAGCACTGGCACACGCACCACCCGTTCGGTGGCGCTTGA
- a CDS encoding GNAT family N-acetyltransferase, translated as MTVASQLIGSWLRARSICHGLPAPVPDHGGWRLDTARPGELRRHVFGAACDGLRELGESIDIPEVFLKLCGSGDELLALLPPRWRLDEPRYVMVPGDWPVAAPLAPEYTLRLTRAGAVTTVRIVTAAGAVAATGHAAEWAGVFVYDRIETAPTHRRRGLGACVMHALRQARLDAGTTEILVATAAGQALYRSLGWNTISDYSTAFLDPR; from the coding sequence GTGACGGTGGCGTCGCAGTTGATCGGCAGCTGGCTGCGGGCCCGCTCGATCTGCCATGGCCTGCCGGCACCGGTGCCCGACCACGGCGGCTGGCGGCTCGACACGGCGCGACCGGGCGAGCTGCGACGCCACGTGTTCGGCGCGGCCTGTGACGGCCTGCGCGAGCTGGGCGAATCCATCGACATTCCAGAGGTGTTCCTGAAGCTGTGCGGCAGCGGCGACGAGCTGCTGGCGTTGCTGCCGCCGCGCTGGCGGCTCGACGAGCCCCGCTACGTAATGGTTCCCGGCGATTGGCCAGTGGCGGCACCGCTGGCGCCGGAGTACACGTTGCGGCTGACCCGGGCCGGTGCCGTCACGACCGTCCGCATCGTCACGGCCGCCGGCGCGGTTGCCGCCACCGGGCATGCGGCCGAGTGGGCCGGGGTGTTCGTTTACGACCGCATCGAGACGGCGCCGACGCATCGGCGCCGCGGGTTGGGCGCCTGCGTGATGCATGCGCTGCGCCAGGCCCGGCTCGACGCCGGTACCACCGAGATCCTGGTCGCCACGGCGGCAGGGCAGGCGTTGTACCGGTCACTGGGCTGGAACACGATTTCGGACTACTCGACGGCGTTTCTAGACCCGAGGTGA